In Streptomyces qaidamensis, one DNA window encodes the following:
- a CDS encoding rhamnulokinase has product MSAAVKSYAAVDLGASSGRVMVGRVGPDSLELAEAHRFPNRPVRVPEGLRWDVLGLYAGVLDGLRAAGQVDSVGIDSWAVDYGLLDADGALLGNPVHYRDPRTEGVAEKVWATVPAEELYAATGLQYAPFNTLYQLTAARSTAQLGEARRLLLMPDLLTYWLTGEQGTELTNASTTQLIDPRTRDWAYDVASRLGIDLGLFAPLRQPGDPAGLLRGEVLEETGLAGPVPVTAVGSHDTASAVAAVPASGERFAYICTGTWSLAGLELDAPVLTEESRAANFTNELGLDGTVRYLRNIMGLWLLQESVRAWGDPDLGALLLEASKAPALRSVVDAGDAAFLAPGRMPERIAEACRLSGQPVPETPAEVTRCILDSLALAHRKAVQDAQRLAGQAVDVVHVVGGGTRNALLCQLTADACGLPVVAGPTEAAALGNVLVQARSHGLVGDMTGMRRLLVNTQPLTRYEPRGGTERWRAAQARLAGD; this is encoded by the coding sequence ATGAGCGCCGCCGTGAAGTCGTACGCCGCGGTCGACCTCGGCGCGTCCAGCGGGCGCGTCATGGTCGGCCGCGTCGGCCCGGACAGCCTGGAGCTCGCCGAGGCGCACCGTTTTCCCAACCGGCCCGTACGGGTGCCCGAGGGGCTGCGCTGGGACGTGCTCGGGCTGTATGCCGGAGTGCTGGACGGGCTGCGGGCGGCGGGTCAGGTCGACTCCGTCGGCATCGACAGCTGGGCCGTGGACTACGGGCTGCTGGACGCGGACGGGGCGCTGCTCGGCAACCCCGTGCACTACCGGGACCCCCGGACCGAGGGGGTCGCGGAGAAGGTGTGGGCGACCGTGCCCGCCGAGGAGCTGTACGCCGCCACCGGGTTGCAGTACGCCCCGTTCAACACCCTGTACCAGCTCACCGCCGCCCGCTCCACGGCCCAGCTCGGCGAGGCCCGGCGGCTGTTGCTGATGCCGGACCTGCTGACGTACTGGCTGACCGGCGAGCAGGGCACGGAGCTGACCAACGCGTCCACGACCCAGTTGATCGATCCGCGCACCCGCGACTGGGCGTACGACGTCGCCTCCCGGCTCGGTATCGACCTGGGCCTGTTCGCGCCGCTGCGGCAGCCCGGCGATCCGGCGGGGCTGCTGCGCGGCGAGGTGCTGGAGGAGACCGGGCTCGCCGGTCCCGTGCCGGTGACGGCCGTCGGGTCGCACGACACCGCCTCCGCGGTCGCCGCCGTACCGGCCTCGGGCGAGCGGTTCGCCTACATCTGCACCGGCACCTGGTCGCTGGCCGGTCTGGAGCTGGACGCGCCGGTGCTGACCGAGGAGAGCCGGGCGGCCAACTTCACCAACGAGCTGGGGCTGGACGGCACGGTCCGCTACCTGCGGAACATCATGGGGCTGTGGCTGCTCCAGGAGTCCGTGCGGGCCTGGGGCGACCCGGATCTGGGGGCGCTGCTGCTGGAGGCGTCCAAGGCTCCGGCGCTGCGGTCGGTCGTGGACGCGGGGGACGCGGCGTTCCTCGCGCCGGGGCGGATGCCGGAGCGGATCGCCGAGGCGTGCCGGCTCTCGGGGCAGCCCGTGCCCGAGACGCCGGCCGAGGTGACGCGCTGCATCCTCGACTCCCTCGCTCTCGCCCACCGCAAGGCCGTCCAGGACGCCCAGCGGCTGGCCGGACAGGCGGTCGACGTCGTACACGTGGTCGGCGGCGGCACGCGCAACGCCCTGCTGTGCCAGCTGACCGCCGACGCCTGCGGGCTGCCGGTGGTGGCGGGGCCGACCGAGGCCGCCGCGCTCGGGAACGTCCTCGTGCAGGCGCGGTCACACGGGCTGGTCGGCGACATGACCGGGATGCGGCGGCTGCTGGTGAACACGCAGCCGCTCACCCGGTACGAGCCCCGGGGCGGGACCGAGCGGTGGCGCGCCGCGCAGGCCCGGCTCGCCGGGGACTGA
- a CDS encoding bifunctional rhamnulose-1-phosphate aldolase/short-chain dehydrogenase, whose translation MATHPEAAALLARSHRLGADPRNTNYAGGNASAKGTETDPVTGGDVELMWVKGSGGDLGTLTEAGLAVLRLDRMRALVEVYPGVEREDEMVAAFDYCLHGKGGAAPSIDTAMHGLVEAAHVDHLHPDSGIALACAADGEKLTAECFGDSVVWVPWRRPGFQLGLDIAAVKKANPQAIGCVLGGHGITAWGDTSEECERNSLHIIRTAETFLAERGKPEPFGPVIEGYAALGAAERRERAAALAPYVRAVASQDRPQVGHFHDSEAVLDFLASAEHPRLAALGTSCPDHFLRTKVRPLVLDLPPSAPLDEAIARLKELHAEYREEYAAYYRRHAEPDSPAMRGADPAIVLVPGVGMFSFGKDKQTARVAGEFYVNAINVMRGAEAVSTYAPIEESEKFRIEYWALEEAKLQRMPKPKALATRVALVTGAGSGIGKAIAHRLVAEGACVVVADLNAENAEAVAEELGGSDKAVAVTVDVTSEEQIAEAFRAAVLAFGGVDLVVNNAGISISKPLLETSAEDWDLQHDIMARGSFLVSREAARVMTAQELGGDIVYIASKNAVFAGPNNIAYSATKADQAHQVRLLAAELGEHGIRVNGVNPDGVVRGSGIFAGGWGAKRAAVYGVEEEKLGEFYAQRTILKREVLPEHVANAVFALTGGDLTHTTGLHIPVDAGVAAAFLR comes from the coding sequence ATGGCTACCCATCCCGAAGCTGCCGCTCTGCTGGCCCGGTCGCACCGGCTCGGGGCCGATCCGCGTAACACCAACTACGCCGGCGGCAACGCCTCCGCCAAAGGAACCGAGACCGACCCGGTCACCGGCGGCGATGTCGAGCTGATGTGGGTCAAAGGGTCCGGCGGTGATCTCGGCACGCTCACCGAGGCGGGGCTGGCCGTACTGCGGCTGGACCGGATGCGGGCGCTCGTCGAGGTGTATCCGGGGGTGGAGCGTGAGGACGAGATGGTCGCCGCGTTCGACTACTGCCTGCACGGGAAGGGCGGGGCCGCTCCGTCCATCGACACCGCGATGCACGGGCTGGTAGAGGCCGCGCACGTCGATCATCTGCACCCGGACTCGGGGATCGCGCTCGCCTGCGCCGCCGACGGGGAGAAGCTGACCGCCGAGTGCTTCGGGGACAGTGTGGTGTGGGTGCCGTGGCGGCGGCCCGGGTTCCAGCTCGGGCTGGACATCGCCGCCGTGAAGAAGGCCAACCCGCAGGCCATCGGGTGCGTCCTCGGCGGACACGGGATCACCGCCTGGGGTGACACCTCCGAGGAGTGCGAGCGGAACTCGCTGCACATCATCCGGACCGCCGAGACGTTCCTCGCCGAGCGGGGCAAGCCCGAGCCCTTCGGTCCGGTGATCGAGGGGTACGCCGCGCTGGGCGCCGCAGAGCGGCGGGAGCGGGCCGCCGCGCTCGCCCCGTACGTGCGGGCCGTCGCCTCGCAGGACCGGCCCCAGGTCGGGCACTTCCACGACTCCGAGGCCGTGCTCGACTTCCTCGCGAGTGCGGAACACCCGCGGCTCGCCGCGCTCGGGACCTCCTGCCCGGACCACTTCCTGCGCACCAAGGTCCGGCCGCTGGTGCTGGACCTGCCGCCGAGCGCGCCGCTCGACGAGGCGATCGCCCGGCTGAAGGAGCTGCACGCCGAATACCGCGAGGAGTACGCCGCCTACTACCGGCGGCACGCCGAACCCGACTCCCCCGCCATGCGCGGCGCCGACCCGGCGATCGTGCTGGTGCCGGGCGTGGGCATGTTCTCCTTCGGCAAGGACAAGCAGACAGCCCGGGTCGCGGGCGAGTTCTACGTCAACGCCATCAACGTGATGCGCGGAGCCGAGGCCGTCTCCACCTACGCGCCGATCGAGGAGTCCGAGAAGTTCCGGATCGAGTACTGGGCGCTGGAGGAGGCCAAGCTCCAGCGGATGCCGAAGCCCAAGGCGCTGGCGACCCGGGTGGCGCTGGTGACGGGTGCCGGGAGCGGCATCGGGAAGGCCATCGCGCACCGGCTTGTCGCCGAGGGGGCGTGTGTGGTCGTCGCCGATCTCAACGCGGAGAACGCCGAGGCCGTCGCCGAGGAGCTGGGCGGGTCGGACAAGGCCGTCGCCGTGACGGTGGACGTGACCTCGGAGGAGCAGATCGCCGAGGCGTTCCGGGCGGCGGTGCTGGCCTTCGGCGGGGTGGACCTCGTCGTCAACAACGCGGGCATCTCGATCTCCAAGCCGCTGCTGGAGACCTCCGCCGAGGACTGGGACCTCCAGCACGACATCATGGCGCGCGGGTCCTTCCTCGTGTCGCGGGAAGCGGCCCGGGTGATGACCGCCCAGGAGCTGGGCGGTGACATCGTCTACATCGCCTCGAAGAACGCCGTGTTCGCCGGTCCCAACAACATCGCCTACTCCGCCACCAAGGCCGACCAGGCCCATCAGGTGCGCCTGCTCGCCGCTGAGCTGGGCGAGCACGGCATCCGCGTCAACGGGGTCAACCCGGACGGTGTCGTGCGCGGGTCGGGGATCTTCGCCGGCGGGTGGGGCGCCAAGCGGGCCGCCGTGTACGGGGTGGAGGAGGAGAAGCTGGGTGAGTTCTACGCCCAGCGGACCATCCTCAAGCGCGAGGTGCTCCCCGAGCACGTGGCGAACGCCGTGTTCGCGCTGACCGGTGGGGACCTCACCCACACGACCGGTCTGCACATCCCCGTGGACGCCGGCGTCGCGGCCGCCTTCCTGCGATGA
- the rhaI gene encoding L-rhamnose isomerase has translation MTELAAAKAALKTQAVETPSWAYGNSGTRFKVFAQQGVPRTPFEKLDDAAKVHEFTGVAPTVALHIPWDKVDDYAALAKHAEQRGVKLGAINSNTFQDDDYKLGSICHPEASVRRKAVDHLLECVDIMDATGSADLKLWFADGTNYPGQDDIRGRQDRLAEGLAEVYERLGDGQRMLLEYKFFEPAFYTTDVPDWGTAYAHCLKLGPKAQVVVDTGHHAPGTNIEFIVATLLREGKLGGFDFNSRFYADDDLMVGAADPFQLFRIMYEVVRGGGFSPEVAFMLDQCHNIEAKIPAIIRSVMNVQEATAKALLVDGDALGTAQRAGDVLEANAVVMDAYNTDVRPLLREVREEMGLDADPIAAYRRSGWAEQIVAERVGGQQAGWGA, from the coding sequence GTGACCGAGCTCGCCGCGGCGAAGGCCGCTCTCAAGACACAGGCCGTCGAGACGCCGTCGTGGGCCTACGGGAACTCGGGCACACGGTTCAAGGTGTTCGCGCAGCAGGGTGTGCCGCGCACCCCGTTCGAGAAGCTGGACGACGCGGCGAAGGTGCACGAGTTCACCGGGGTCGCCCCGACCGTGGCCCTGCACATCCCGTGGGACAAGGTCGACGACTACGCGGCGCTGGCCAAGCACGCCGAGCAGCGCGGGGTGAAGCTCGGGGCGATCAACTCCAACACGTTCCAGGACGACGACTACAAGCTCGGGAGCATCTGTCATCCGGAGGCTTCCGTGCGGCGCAAGGCCGTGGACCATCTGCTGGAGTGCGTCGACATCATGGATGCGACGGGCTCGGCGGACCTCAAGCTGTGGTTCGCCGACGGGACGAACTATCCCGGGCAGGACGACATCCGGGGGCGGCAGGACCGGCTGGCCGAGGGGTTGGCCGAGGTCTACGAGCGGCTCGGCGACGGGCAGCGCATGCTGCTGGAGTACAAGTTCTTCGAGCCGGCGTTCTACACGACGGATGTGCCGGACTGGGGTACCGCCTATGCCCACTGTCTGAAGCTCGGGCCGAAGGCGCAGGTCGTCGTCGACACGGGGCATCACGCGCCGGGGACCAACATCGAGTTCATCGTGGCGACGCTGCTGCGTGAGGGGAAGCTCGGTGGGTTCGACTTCAACTCCCGCTTCTACGCGGACGACGACCTCATGGTCGGGGCGGCGGATCCGTTCCAGCTGTTCCGGATCATGTACGAGGTCGTGCGGGGCGGTGGGTTCTCGCCCGAGGTGGCGTTCATGCTCGACCAGTGCCACAACATCGAGGCGAAGATCCCGGCGATCATCCGGTCGGTGATGAACGTGCAGGAGGCCACGGCGAAGGCGCTGCTGGTCGATGGTGACGCGTTGGGGACGGCGCAGCGGGCGGGGGATGTGCTGGAGGCGAATGCCGTGGTGATGGATGCGTACAACACGGATGTGCGGCCGTTGCTGCGGGAGGTGCGGGAGGAGATGGGGCTGGACGCCGACCCCATCGCCGCGTACCGGCGGTCCGGGTGGGCCGAGCAGATCGTGGCCGAGCGGGTTGGCGGGCAGCAGGCCGGCTGGGGGGCGTGA
- a CDS encoding sugar ABC transporter ATP-binding protein produces MTHPSTTGPAPVLALKDVSKSFGAVRALRDVSLELFPGEVHALAGENGAGKSTLIKTLAGVHRPDAGQVLLDGAPVAFHGPGDARDAGIAVIYQEPTLFPDLSIAENIYMGRQPRRALGRIDHKATHNATAALMERLGVELDPDRPARGLSIADQQIVEIAKALSFDARVLIMDEPTAALTGSEVARLFGVVRTLRDQGAAVLFISHRLEEIFEICRRVTTLRDGAWIASEPLEGMTEDDLVRRMVGRDLDELYPKQDVEPGEVALSVRRLTREGVFTDVSFEVRHGEIVGLAGLVGAGRTEVARAVFGIDRWDAGEVSVDGKALVNGAPSTAMSAGLALVPEDRRAQGLVMDMSIERNIGLTGLRTTVKAGLMDRGAERSRSLDWAVRLQVKYARIADTVNTLSGGNQQKVVLAKWLATGPKVLIVDEPTRGIDVGTKAEVHRLLSQLAADGVAVLMISSDLPEILGMADRVLVMHEGRLTAEIPRTDATEETVMAAATGRAAA; encoded by the coding sequence ATGACCCACCCGTCCACCACGGGTCCGGCCCCGGTTCTCGCACTGAAGGACGTCTCCAAGTCCTTCGGCGCGGTCCGCGCACTGCGGGACGTCTCCCTGGAGCTGTTCCCCGGGGAGGTGCACGCACTCGCCGGTGAGAACGGTGCCGGCAAGTCCACCCTCATCAAGACCCTCGCCGGAGTACACCGCCCGGACGCCGGCCAGGTGCTGCTCGACGGTGCGCCCGTCGCCTTCCACGGCCCCGGCGACGCCCGCGACGCCGGCATCGCCGTGATCTACCAGGAGCCCACGCTCTTCCCCGACCTGTCGATCGCCGAGAACATCTACATGGGCCGCCAGCCGCGCCGCGCCCTCGGCCGGATCGACCACAAGGCCACCCACAACGCGACGGCCGCCCTGATGGAGCGCCTCGGTGTCGAACTCGACCCCGACCGGCCCGCCCGCGGTCTGTCCATCGCCGACCAGCAGATCGTCGAGATCGCCAAGGCGCTCTCCTTCGACGCCCGCGTCCTGATCATGGACGAGCCCACGGCCGCCCTCACCGGCAGCGAGGTCGCCCGCCTCTTCGGCGTCGTGCGCACCCTGCGCGACCAGGGCGCCGCCGTGCTGTTCATCTCCCACCGGCTGGAGGAGATCTTCGAGATCTGCCGGCGGGTCACCACCCTGCGCGACGGCGCATGGATCGCCAGTGAGCCGCTGGAGGGCATGACCGAGGACGACCTCGTGCGCCGCATGGTCGGCCGCGACCTCGACGAGCTCTACCCCAAGCAGGACGTCGAGCCGGGCGAGGTCGCCCTGAGCGTGCGCCGGCTGACCCGCGAGGGCGTCTTCACCGACGTCTCCTTCGAGGTCCGGCACGGCGAGATCGTCGGTCTGGCCGGACTCGTCGGCGCCGGGCGCACGGAGGTCGCCCGGGCCGTGTTCGGCATCGACCGCTGGGACGCCGGCGAGGTCTCCGTCGACGGCAAGGCTCTGGTCAACGGCGCCCCCTCCACCGCGATGTCCGCCGGACTCGCCCTGGTCCCGGAAGACCGGCGCGCCCAGGGCCTGGTGATGGACATGTCCATCGAGCGGAACATCGGCCTCACCGGGCTGCGCACGACCGTGAAGGCCGGGCTCATGGACCGCGGCGCCGAGCGCAGCCGCTCCCTCGACTGGGCCGTCAGGCTCCAGGTGAAGTACGCCCGGATCGCCGACACGGTCAACACGCTCTCCGGCGGCAACCAGCAGAAGGTCGTGCTCGCCAAGTGGCTGGCCACCGGCCCGAAGGTGCTGATCGTCGACGAGCCCACCCGCGGCATCGACGTCGGCACCAAGGCCGAGGTGCACCGGCTGCTGTCCCAGCTGGCCGCCGACGGCGTGGCCGTCCTGATGATCTCCTCCGACCTGCCCGAGATCCTCGGCATGGCCGACCGCGTGCTGGTGATGCACGAGGGCCGCCTCACCGCCGAGATCCCCCGCACCGACGCCACCGAGGAAACCGTGATGGCCGCAGCCACCGGGAGGGCCGCCGCATGA
- a CDS encoding ABC transporter permease, which translates to MTVVTPQEAPVADVPKSSGTRLVDRVFKMRELAILLVFLVMIAVTQAGNSEFLSEQGIKDLLLNATILVLVATGQSLVVITRNVDLSVGSTLGISAFAAGVYLQGGGNPVVAIAMAVLLGIGFGLLNGLLVSLGQVPALVVTLGTLYIIRGIDSIWVGSRQITAADLPGGFVDFGSGGISAVPYLALIALAVLIATAYYLKHFASGRELYALGSNPEAARLAGIPVRKRILAAYTFCGALAGLAGAMYLARFGNVDSGTGNGYELTVVSAVVVGGVVFTGGSGSVYGAALGALLLTSINSVLPALGVSSVWVLAINGILLILAIAVDRVVALRVASALKKRNARHG; encoded by the coding sequence ATGACGGTCGTCACCCCGCAAGAGGCCCCCGTCGCCGACGTGCCCAAGTCGAGCGGCACCCGGCTGGTCGACCGTGTCTTCAAGATGCGCGAACTCGCCATCCTGCTCGTCTTCCTGGTGATGATCGCCGTCACCCAGGCCGGCAACAGCGAGTTCCTGTCCGAGCAGGGCATCAAGGACCTGCTGCTGAACGCGACCATCCTGGTCCTGGTCGCCACCGGCCAGTCCCTCGTCGTCATCACCCGCAACGTCGACCTGTCCGTCGGATCCACGCTCGGCATCAGCGCGTTCGCCGCCGGCGTCTATCTCCAGGGCGGCGGCAACCCGGTCGTGGCGATCGCGATGGCCGTGCTGCTCGGCATCGGCTTCGGACTGCTCAACGGGCTGCTCGTCAGCCTCGGCCAGGTGCCCGCGCTCGTCGTCACCCTCGGCACGCTCTACATCATCCGCGGCATCGACTCCATCTGGGTCGGCTCCCGCCAGATCACCGCGGCCGATCTGCCCGGCGGATTCGTCGACTTCGGCTCCGGCGGCATCTCCGCGGTGCCGTACCTGGCGCTGATCGCGCTGGCGGTGCTGATCGCCACCGCCTACTACCTCAAGCACTTCGCCAGCGGCCGCGAGCTGTACGCGCTCGGCTCCAACCCCGAGGCCGCCCGCCTCGCCGGCATCCCCGTCCGCAAGCGGATCCTCGCCGCGTACACCTTCTGCGGCGCCCTCGCCGGACTCGCCGGCGCGATGTACCTCGCGCGCTTCGGCAACGTCGACTCCGGCACCGGCAACGGCTACGAACTGACCGTCGTCAGCGCGGTCGTGGTCGGCGGTGTCGTCTTCACCGGCGGCTCCGGCAGCGTCTACGGCGCGGCTCTCGGCGCGCTGCTGCTGACCTCCATCAACAGTGTGCTGCCCGCCCTCGGCGTCAGCTCCGTCTGGGTGCTCGCGATCAACGGCATCCTGCTCATCCTCGCGATCGCGGTCGACCGGGTCGTCGCGCTGCGCGTGGCCTCCGCCCTGAAGAAGAGGAACGCCCGCCATGGCTGA
- a CDS encoding ABC transporter permease → MADISRSRAAGWSGLKRWDSAVGALLVVVLLFSFGFVDGFGNALNLSFLIGNTLPIALIALPMTLLVVSGEIDLSVASTAGLSGAVMGALWNQGMTIETIIPICLLLGVVCGLVNGLLVTRLGLPSLAVTIGTLAAYRGIAQIVLGSDAVTDFPTQYLDFAAGRIGDTFIPYALLPFLVLLAIAVVALHATPFGRSLFAIGASEEAARFAGIRVKRQKLILFTLTGLMASLTGIFWALHYASARYDNATGLELSVVAAVLLGGIDFDGGKGTLGGAIAGVFLLGALQNVMSLQDVSAQSQIVVTGVLLVLSVLGPRVLRQISTARAGRRAASTPTS, encoded by the coding sequence ATGGCTGACATCTCCCGGAGCCGAGCGGCCGGCTGGTCCGGCCTCAAGAGGTGGGATTCCGCCGTCGGCGCCCTGCTCGTCGTGGTCCTGCTGTTCTCCTTCGGCTTCGTCGACGGATTCGGCAACGCGCTCAACCTGTCGTTCCTGATCGGCAACACGCTGCCGATCGCGCTGATCGCCCTGCCGATGACCCTGCTGGTCGTCTCCGGTGAGATCGACCTGTCGGTCGCCTCCACGGCCGGTCTGTCCGGTGCGGTGATGGGCGCCCTGTGGAACCAGGGCATGACCATCGAGACGATCATCCCGATCTGCTTGCTGCTCGGCGTCGTGTGCGGACTGGTCAACGGGCTGCTGGTGACCAGGCTGGGGCTGCCGTCCCTCGCCGTCACCATCGGCACCCTCGCCGCCTACCGGGGCATCGCCCAGATCGTGCTCGGCTCCGACGCGGTGACCGACTTCCCGACGCAGTACCTGGACTTCGCGGCCGGGCGCATCGGCGACACGTTCATCCCGTACGCCCTGCTGCCGTTCCTCGTCCTGCTCGCCATCGCCGTGGTCGCGCTGCACGCCACACCGTTCGGCCGGTCGCTGTTCGCGATCGGCGCCAGCGAGGAGGCCGCCCGCTTCGCCGGCATCCGGGTCAAGCGCCAGAAGCTGATCCTGTTCACCCTGACCGGTCTGATGGCCTCCCTGACCGGCATCTTCTGGGCGCTGCACTACGCCAGCGCCCGCTACGACAACGCCACCGGTCTCGAACTGTCCGTCGTGGCCGCCGTGCTGCTCGGCGGCATCGACTTCGACGGCGGCAAGGGCACGTTGGGCGGTGCGATCGCCGGAGTGTTCCTCCTCGGCGCACTGCAGAACGTGATGAGCCTCCAGGACGTCTCCGCCCAGTCCCAGATCGTCGTCACCGGCGTCCTGCTCGTCCTGTCCGTGCTCGGCCCCCGGGTCCTGCGGCAGATCTCCACAGCGAGGGCGGGCCGCAGAGCCGCCTCGACTCCCACCTCGTAA
- the rhaS gene encoding rhamnose ABC transporter substrate-binding protein, with product MRKSTLRRSCAALATATSLALALTACGGTTKKDVANEGASAATAGKADPNAELKKGLTVGFLPKQVNNPYFTSADKGGEKALKELGSSYKEVGPSSATDTAGQVSYVNTLTQQQVDAMAVSAQDPGALCTALKQAMKNDIKVVTYDSDTTPDCRNAFVSQASAEDLGRTEVQLLAKQIGYKGEIAILSAAQTATNQNTWIDFMKDELKKPEYKNMKLVKTAYGNDDAQQSFQQTQGLLQEYPNLKGIISPTTVGIKAAAQYLSGSKYKGKVKLTGLGTPNDMRKYVKNGTVEAFELWDPAKLGELAARTAVALSSGQITGKEGETFKAGSMGEYTIGKDGVISLGKPTVFDAKNIDQFNF from the coding sequence ATGCGTAAGTCAACCCTGCGCCGCAGCTGCGCGGCCCTGGCCACCGCCACCTCCCTCGCGCTCGCGCTCACCGCCTGCGGCGGGACCACCAAGAAGGACGTCGCGAACGAGGGCGCCTCCGCCGCCACCGCCGGCAAGGCCGACCCCAACGCCGAGCTGAAGAAGGGGCTCACCGTCGGGTTCCTGCCCAAGCAGGTCAACAACCCGTACTTCACCAGCGCCGACAAGGGCGGCGAGAAGGCGCTCAAGGAGCTCGGCTCCAGCTACAAGGAGGTCGGCCCGTCCAGCGCGACCGACACCGCCGGGCAGGTCTCCTACGTCAACACCCTCACCCAGCAGCAGGTCGACGCCATGGCCGTCTCCGCGCAGGACCCCGGCGCGCTGTGCACCGCCCTCAAGCAGGCCATGAAGAACGACATCAAGGTCGTCACCTACGACTCCGACACCACGCCCGACTGCCGCAACGCCTTCGTCTCCCAGGCCTCCGCCGAGGACCTGGGCCGCACCGAGGTGCAGCTGCTCGCCAAGCAGATCGGCTACAAGGGCGAGATCGCGATCCTGTCCGCCGCGCAGACCGCGACGAACCAGAACACCTGGATCGACTTCATGAAGGACGAGCTGAAGAAGCCCGAGTACAAGAACATGAAGCTGGTGAAGACCGCATACGGCAACGACGACGCCCAGCAGTCCTTCCAGCAGACCCAGGGCCTGCTCCAGGAGTACCCGAACCTGAAGGGGATCATCTCCCCGACCACGGTCGGCATCAAGGCCGCGGCCCAGTACCTGTCGGGCTCCAAGTACAAGGGCAAGGTTAAGCTGACCGGCCTCGGCACCCCGAACGACATGCGCAAGTACGTCAAGAACGGCACCGTCGAGGCGTTCGAGCTGTGGGACCCGGCCAAGCTCGGCGAACTGGCCGCCCGCACCGCCGTCGCCCTGTCCTCCGGGCAGATCACCGGCAAGGAGGGCGAGACCTTCAAGGCCGGCTCCATGGGCGAGTACACCATCGGCAAGGACGGCGTGATCAGCCTCGGCAAGCCGACCGTGTTCGACGCGAAGAACATCGACCAGTTCAACTTCTAG
- a CDS encoding L-rhamnose mutarotase, protein MQRVCFLLKVRAERLDEYRERHAAVWPEMLQALSETGWHNYSLFLREDGLLVGYLETEDFAAAQAGMEATDVNARWQAEMAPFFESLDGARPDEAMKPLTEVFHLA, encoded by the coding sequence ATGCAGCGCGTGTGTTTCCTGCTGAAGGTCCGGGCGGAGCGCCTCGACGAGTACCGCGAGCGGCACGCCGCGGTATGGCCCGAGATGCTCCAGGCGCTCTCGGAGACCGGCTGGCACAACTACTCGCTCTTCCTGCGCGAGGACGGACTGCTCGTCGGCTACCTCGAGACCGAGGACTTCGCGGCCGCCCAGGCCGGCATGGAAGCCACCGACGTCAACGCCCGCTGGCAGGCGGAGATGGCGCCGTTCTTCGAGTCGCTGGACGGCGCCCGGCCCGACGAGGCCATGAAACCGCTCACCGAAGTGTTCCACCTCGCATGA